One part of the Ananas comosus cultivar F153 unplaced genomic scaffold, ASM154086v1, whole genome shotgun sequence genome encodes these proteins:
- the LOC109705957 gene encoding abscisic stress-ripening protein 1-like produces the protein MAEEKEKHHFSLFHHKEENPSGEVDYEKEEKEHKHKEHRGELGAVAAGTFAMYERHEEKKDPEHAHKHKIEEEVAEAVAVGGAGFAFHEHHEKKEAHKHEH, from the exons ATGGCTGAGGAGAAAGAGAAGCACCACTTCTCCCTTTTCCACCACAAGGAGGAGAACCCATCAGGGGAGGTGGACTacgagaaggaggagaaggagcaCAAGCACAAGGAGCACCGCGGCGAGctcggcgccgtcgccgccggtACCTTCGCCATG TACGAACGGCACGAGGAGAAGAAAGATCCGGAGCACGCCCACAAGCATAAGATCGAGGAGGAGGTCGCCGAAGCGGTCGCCGTCGGCGGCGCCGGTTTCGCTTTCCACGAGCACCATGAGAAGAAAGAAGCACACAAACATGAGCATTAG
- the LOC109705956 gene encoding serine/arginine repetitive matrix protein 2-like isoform X1: MESWPLSSALGMQRDPNWWSCLPNLSRIGRRKRSTTSTCSNTRRRIHLRLTMKRKRRSTSTRSILASLAPSPPVPSPCMRSIRQRRTPSTRTTTSSRRRSPPRSRSAPRASLSMSTMRKKMHTSTRIVSDRKGVRTYVRACFMHACIKCMHARRMDLPLP, from the exons ATGGAAAGTTGGCCATTATCATCTGCACTAGGGATGCAAAGAGATCCAAATTGGTGGAGCTGTCTCCCTAATCTGTCCCGAATAGGCCG GAGAAAGAGAAGCACCACTTCCACTTGTTCCAACACAAGGAGGAGGATTCATCTGAGGTTGACTAtgaaaaggaagagaaggagCACAAGCACAAGGAGCATCTTGGCGAGTTTGGCGCCCTCGCCGCCGGTGCCTTCGCCTTG CATGAGAAGCATAAGGCAAAGAAGGACCCCGAGCACGCGCACCACCacaagctcgaggaggagatcgCCGCCACGGTCGCGGTCGGCGCCGCGGGCTTCGCTTTCCATGAGCACCATGAGAAAAAAGATGCACACAAGCACCAGAATTGTGAGTGATCGAAAAGGAGTTCGCACGTACGTACGTGCAtgtttcatgcatgcatgcattaaATGCATGCACGCACGTCGCATGGATTTGCCCCTCCCCTAG
- the LOC109705956 gene encoding abscisic stress-ripening protein 2-like isoform X2, with product MAQEKEKHHFHLFQHKEEDSSEVDYEKEEKEHKHKEHLGEFGALAAGAFALHEKHKAKKDPEHAHHHKLEEEIAATVAVGAAGFAFHEHHEKKDAHKHQNCE from the exons ATGGCTCAGGAGAAAGAGAAGCACCACTTCCACTTGTTCCAACACAAGGAGGAGGATTCATCTGAGGTTGACTAtgaaaaggaagagaaggagCACAAGCACAAGGAGCATCTTGGCGAGTTTGGCGCCCTCGCCGCCGGTGCCTTCGCCTTG CATGAGAAGCATAAGGCAAAGAAGGACCCCGAGCACGCGCACCACCacaagctcgaggaggagatcgCCGCCACGGTCGCGGTCGGCGCCGCGGGCTTCGCTTTCCATGAGCACCATGAGAAAAAAGATGCACACAAGCACCAGAATTGTGAGTGA